The sequence AATAAAATTCCTGCCAAGTGACCAATATTACCGATTGTAGCGTCAAACGTATTCCTTTTGGATGTAATGGAATAACTATAAATCAAGCTATAAAGACCTTCCCTTTCCTTTTTCAAAACATCAAATTGAAAGTTTAAATCGCCTACTTCAACTAAAAATTTTGGATCTTCTTTGATGAATAAATCATTAACCCTTATTGTTACTGGAATTTTAGAATTTTCAAAAGGAAACATTCGTTTAAAAAAATCTCCTAATTCATTTTTTAAGGAGCTTTCAAATTTTAAAGGAACTGGGTAATTGTAAATTCCATACTGGGCAATACCAATATATTCGTTGTAGAGTCTGTTATCTATAACATCTTCCACATAGAAGTTTAATGTATGTACCTTTTTAAGTCCGTAAAAGAGGGAATCTAACTTTATGGTTACTGCTTCTTGGGAAAAAGAATTTATTGAAAAGAATAAAATAATATATAGAAGTAGTTTCTTCATTAATAAAGGTATCTATTATGAAAGAATGGAATTAATAGCGTTTTTCATAGCTTCTGCCCTATCGCTAACTTGTATTTCTGTCCAACCAATTTTTATCAACGAGGAAATTGTTCGGCTCATAACAGCATCGCTTTTTGAAAAGTCTGTGTTATTTAAATCCTGCATTTGGTTTTTTACTTCGGAAGAAAGATTTCCTAAAGATTTTAAATTTCGCAAATGTTCCCAACCGTTTATATAGTGCCAATTGTTAGTGTACCAATAGAAACAAGCATCTACGCCAGCTTCAGACAAAGCTTTGTGTGCTTTTTTGGTTAACTCTTCAGTTGGAAGGAAAAAATTCAGAAACGAATAATTTTCTACGCCACCTTCGGGAACTCTTCTGAAAGTAACACCTTCAACTGTTTCCAAAGCTTTACGAAGTATTGAATAATTCTGTTTTTGAGTTTTTAAAATTTCATCTAATTTATTGAGCTGTGCTACGCCAACAGCAGCATTCAATTCAGAAATGCGGAAATTATATCCTAAAAAAGGATGGGTTTCTGCTCCACGGTCTTTGCCAACATGGTCGTGACCGTGATCTTGATAATGATCTGCGTTTAGTGCATACTTTTCATTATTTGTAATAATTGCCCCACCTTCACCACAAGTGATGGTTTTTACATAATCAAACGAAAAGCAACCTAAATCGCCGTAGCTTCCAAGAGGTTTTCCATCGTAAGTTCCTCCGATTGCTTGACAAGCGTCTTCTAAAAGTATTAAATTATGCTTTTCGCAAATTGTCTTCAACGCTTTTAAATCTGCCATAGAACCGCACATATGTACTGGCATAACGCATTTGGTTTTTGAAGTGATAGCTGCTTCCACCGCTTTTGGACTTAGCGTTAAAGTATCATCAATATCTACCAAAATCGGTACTGCCCCCAAAGCTAAAATAGATTCAAAACTCGCCACAAAAGTGAAGGTTGGCATAATAACCTCATCGCCTGCTCCAATGCCTGCAGAAGACAAAGCTACTGTTAAAGCAGCCGTTCCGCTGGAAACTAATTGGCAATATTCTAAGCCCATTCTTTTGGCAAAAGCTGTTTCAAATTCTTTAGCTTTCCAGTGGTTGTTACGCATCCCGTCAAAACCGTAACGCATCAAAACACCAGTTTCTAATACTTCGTTTACTTGCTTGCGCTCTTCGGCGCCAAAAATTTCAAATCCAGGCATTTTTTATTTTTTATTATTATTTTTTATTTCCTATTACATCTTTAACCAAGATGATTGCCCAAGGTAAGAGTTGCGTATTCAGCTGAGAACTATGCTATTTAATTTAAAAAATTAATCCAAGTCAATTATAAGTTCTTCAACGCCGCGACGTACTTTTTTAAGGTCTTTAAAAAAATCTGATTCATCGCGATAGCCTACAGGCATAACGATAACAGATTCTAGTCCTCGTTTATCTAATTCGAGAAACTGGTCGTATTTTTCTGGTTCAAAACCTTCCATTGGGCAAGCATCTATTTCTTCAACAGCGCAAACTGTTAGTAGCGCTCCCAAAGTTAAATAAAGTTGATTTATCATCCAATCGCGAATCTCTTGGCTGTTTTTCTCTGTGAAAGATGCAATCAAATTCTTTTCAAAAGGTTCTAAAATTGTTCGTGGCGTATTGCGGGTTCCTTCAACCCTTTTAAAATGATCTAAAATAAAATCTTCATTAATTTTACTCTCTATACATAAAATAAGTAAATGAGATGCATCGCGAACTTGCGTTTGATGGTATGTAAACGGCATTAACTTCTCTTTTAATTCGGGCTTGCTTATCACAACCAATTTTAAAGGTTGTAAGCCAAAAGAAGTTGCTGTAAGATTAAAAGTTTCCTTTAAAATAGTTAGCTTTTCTTCGGTAAGAATTTTTGAAGCATCAAATCTTTTTGTTGCGTAACGCCATTGCAACTTTTCAATAGTATTAGAAGACATTTATAAAAACGAATTAGTATTAGATGCAAAAATAGCGATAAAAATATTGAACTTTTACCGCTTCATTTACTACTAATTAAACAACTCAAATTACTTAAAGTCTCAGCGATTCATAATTTTAAAAATTTTATGGTTTTCAATACTTTGTTGTCTAAAAGAATTTTCAATTCATATTTACCTTGCTTAAGATGATCGATGCTCATATAAATAACATCGTCTTTTTTATTTTTTTCAAGGGAATTTTTCATTGATTAAGCCTTTTACTCTTATCAAATTTATAAAGAAAGAAAATTGAAGGATGTTACAGATGTTCCAAAACATAGAAGAAATGTTTCAGAAGAACAGATTAGGCTATTTAATAGGATTTAAAGATTGTTCGAAAGATATTCATTTGGGGTACAGCCATACGTTTCCTTGAAACATTTACCAAAATAAGAAGGTGTATTGAATCCAACTTGGTAGGCAATTTCTGAAACGTTCGCATCTGATTTTCTAAGTAAATCTACAGCCAATTTTAAACGCTGTGAACGTATAAACTCGCTAGTAGACATTCCTGTAATTGCTTTTAATTTTCGGTGAAGTTGAGTGCGACTCATCAGCATTAGTTTTCCAAAACTATCACTCGTGAATTCGGAATTAGTTATATGGCCATCCAATACTTTCTGTAAACGTATTAAGAAATCACTTTCGGTTGAAGTAATTGCCATCTCTGGATTGATGCTAAGAGTTTTACTGAAATGCTTTTGCAGGTTTCTTCTGTTTTCAATAAGTTTTTCGACCCTGATTTTTAGTTTTTCACTGCTGAAAGGCTTCGTTACATAAACATCGGCTCCTGTTTTTATGCCTTCAATTTCGTTTTCTTCGCCAACCTTTGCGGTGAGAAGAATAATTGGGATGTGGCTAGTAAGTTCGTTTTTTTTAAGCGTGTTGCATAGCTCAATGCCATCTACTACAGGCATCATTATGTCGCTGATAATTAGATCTGGGAGATCTTTTAACGCTTTCTCTACACCTATCTTTCCGTTTTCAGCTTCAGAAACTTGATAGTTATATTTAAATATTGAACTAATAAACGCTCGAATATCAGCTTCGTCTTCAACAATCAAAAGCAGTGGTTTTTCTTTGTTTGAAATATTAATCGTTTGTACTATTTCGGTTTCAGTTATAGCCTCTTCATTAGTAATTATAACCTCATCTTCAAAAGCTTCTTTATTTATAGGAAGCGAAACCGTAAACTGAATCCTGTCATCATCAATATTATTAGCAATAATACTTCCTTTGGAAAGTGCAATCAATTCTCTAACTAAGGCCAAACCAACCCCTACACCTTCTGAAAGTTTATTGTCCTGATAAAAACGTTGAAATAGTTTACTTAAATCTTTTTTGCTTATACTATCACTTTCGTTTATAACTGAGAGCACCAACATTCCTTCTTGTTTGTTTGCTTCAAAAACAATGATGCTATCTATAGGTGCGTATTTTACCGCGTTCGAAAAAAGATTTGAAGTCACTTTTTCTATAATGTCCTTATCAAACCAAACACTATTTAAATCGTTGATTTTACTAGAAATAGTTATCCGCTTTTGATTTGCTTTATATTGAAATGCACTAACAATCTGTTTAAGCAATACCGAAAGGTTTCCTTGTTGTATGGCTAATTTTCGCTGTCCTGAATCTATCATAGACAATTCGAGCATTTGATCTACCAAATTTAGCAGCCGTTCTGCATTTTGTTTAACTAGGGACAGTTCCATTTTATCTCGTTCAGAGATTTCTGGTTTCGCCAATTGATTGTCAATAGGCCCAGAAATAAGGGTTAATGGCGTTCTAAATTCGTGCGAAATATTTGTGTAAAGCTTAGTTTTTAATTCATCCAGTTTTTTAAGTCTTGCCGTTTCCTCGAGCTCCAGTTGCAACTGGGTTTTTATTTCCCAACGCCATTTTAGATATCTGTAGAGGTAAAATGCAAACGAAAGAAACAACAATAAATAAAAGACTTTTGCCAAGTTTGTGGTGTACCAAGGCTTCAAAATTGTGAATGAATAGGTTGCAGGCTCCATATTCCAAACGCCATCATAATTGCTAGAAATTACTTGAAATTCATAATCATTTGGCGGGAGGTTGGTGTAATGTGCAAGATTGGTATTTCCAGCGGCAATCCAATCTGCATCGTTGTTTATGAGTTTATATCTATATTCGTTGCGCTCTGGCTGCGAAAAATGTAATGAGGAAAACGTAAATGTTAACGTATTTTCATCATATTTAAGGTTTTGATTTGGTGTGAGATTTCGACTTTTGTTAAAAACATCAAATCCTGAAATAACAGTTTTTGGTTGTATTGGATTAAACGATAATTGATTCGGATTAAACCAATTAATCCCTGCCAAACCGCCAAAATATAGCATGCCATTTTTGTCTTTAAAATAAGCACCTGTATTGAACTCAAAAGCCTGCAAGCCATCATAATTACTATAGTTATCAATGACTGAAATAGAATTCTCTTCAAATTTTAGTTTTGAAATACCTTTATTGCTGCTTATCCATAAATACCCTTCGTTATCTGGGAGAATTCCGTAAATAACATTGTTTGGCAAACCTTCTGCAGTTTTATATTTTTTAATGGCTTTTTCTTGTTTACCAGCAGTTATGGCATTGGTATTAAGAATTTGCAGTCCGTCGCCGTTTGTTCCTATTAGAAGATCAGAACCATTAAAATAAAGTGATTTTATATTGCCATTTACAATTTCAACATTTTCAATACTATTAGTTTGGGTATTTAATTTAAAAAGACCGTCAGTTTCTGTGCCTATCCATAGTTCACCCTCCTTTCCTTGTTCAACTGTTCTAATATTATTGGTAGAGAGGTTTGAATTTTCTATTGTGAATTGCTGAATAATTCCTTTGTTTTTATCAAACTGAAGCAAACCGTGATCTCTTGTACAAAGCCACAATGCTCCGTTTTTATCTTTATAAATTTTCCAAATTGTGAATAAAGCAGTTTCTTTAAAAGAAGTTATTTTCCCTTTGGCATCCATCATTTGCAAACCGTGTGTTTGATGCCCTATCCAAAGTATTCGTTCATCAAACAATAAACTCATAATTCTATCTCCCAAAAGATCTGAATTCTGAGTAGTGTAGGTGTAAAAATCTTGTTTATCTATATTAAAACGAGTCAATCCTTTTCCTGAAGTTCCTACCCAAGTATTATTTTCAGTATCATTTGTAATCGCTCTAATAACGTCCACATTCACGTTTAACGGCACTTGATCGTTAGTAAGCACATTGAACTTTATCAAGTATTCGTCATAATAACTCAACCCAGTTCCGTCAGTACCTAGCCAAACGGTTCCTGTATTATCTTCAAACAAAGACAGTACATCGTTATAGTGCAAGGCATAAGGATTGTTTTTATTTTCAGTGAAGTTTTGAATGGTTTGTTTTTCAAAATTTACCAAATAAACACCGCGTCCGTAGGTAGCAATCCACAGCTGGTTACGCTTATCAACTAAAAGGTCTTGAATAATTAAATCTTCAGGTATTTCTGCATTTTTAAAACCTTTAAACTGACTAAAATCTGCCTCGTTTCGTTGCTTTATAAAAAGTCCTTTTCCGTAACTTCCCAAGTAAAAAGTATTGTTTTGAGACTGAGTAATAGTACTGAAGTTCGTCTCAGGCCTAATTGGTTGAAATTCATAGCTATCATTATTAATTATGAAGAAACCATTGTCTGTAGTAGCCAAGATGGTATTGTTGTATAATTCAAGAAAATCATAAATAGTGCGTTTGGAATCTTCTGGTTTTAAAAATTGAAGCGTATCGCCATTCTTATGGTTGATTTTATAAATACCATTTTCATAAGTTCCCAAATAATAGTTGAAAGCTTCATCTTGAATAAGTGTACTCACATTATTGACACTTTTAATAGCTTTGAAATTAACGTTTTCTGGATTGTATTTTTCTAATCTTCCTGAATTTGAAACTATCCAAAGATCGCCGTCCTTTGCTACATATATTTCACCAAGCTTGCTAAAAGTGGGGCGTGTTACGTCTTCAAATTGAATGTCAAAATGTGTAAAAGCACGACCGTCATACTTATTGAGTCCGTCTTGTGTTGCGAACCACATATATCCAGTGCTATCTTGAGCAATGCTCACCACGCTGTTTTGCGACAGTCCCTGCTCAACGGTAAGTTCCCGAAACGCCACTTGCTTATTGTTTTGTGAAAGGGCAAAACAAGGTAGCATTAAAAGAAATAGCAGCTTTAAAGGATTCATTTTGGGGTTGGTTTGCAGCTTAAAAATACTAAAAATATTTCAGTCAAAGTTACTGCCAAATCAGATGTGGTTCCAACTAACTTATATGAGGCTTTAATACAGATTTAATTATGATTATTTTTAAAAAACAAAAACATTTAAAAAGCAATAGGATATTTGAAAAAGCTTTTTATATTTGCACCCGCATTAAGGCAAATAGCTTTATGAGGCACTCAAGGAGAAATGGCAGAGTGGTCGAATGCGGCAGTCTTGAAAACTGTTGAGGGTCACACCTCCGGGGGTTCGAATCCCTCTTTCTCCGCAAAAGGAAACCCACGACTTTTTTAGTCGTGGGTTTTTTATTTATTGTAACGACTCAAGCCCCTTCGGCTTGAAAGGAGTGGAAATAAATTAAAAACCTAGCATCGTCTTTTTCTGACGATGCGTGGGTTTCTATGCTTGTCCAGGATTTCCTATTGGGATCAATTTATTAATCCCTCATAAAAGACATCTTAGGTAGATTCAATTTCTAATTAAACTGAACAAATGTATTTTAATTAATAAAAAACTTAGTTGAAAGATGGAATTGGTATGCGTTTAAGCTAAAAATTAGTTTCTGTCTTTCATTTTTGGTTTGCGATATATGTGACATGTTATAAGAATATCTAATAGTTTGAATAATTTTTTCAAAAGCAAAGTAATTACAAAACTAACCGTCGCACCAACTATAGCTAGAATACAAGTTGTTAATAGCTGTTCTACACCAATATTTGGTAGCAGAGATGCTAAGGTGCCACCGGCAGTACCGGCGAGAATTGGAGCGTTTTTAAAATCCATCGTTTTGGGGATTAGGATGTTTGTTTTCCGTTTTATCGTCCATGGCAACCTGACTGATAGCGGTGGCAACCGTTCCAGCTTCCACAAGATATGTGAATATGCTATATAGCCACATCGGGATATTTATTGGAGCTACTGCCAAAGCCCCCCCGATTGTGGGTAAAGCTTTTGGCCAATTTCTCATTTGCTTGAAAAATTTAGGTGTGGGTCTGCTGTATCTTTCTAAGATATTCATAACGGTTTGAGTTTATATTTAAAAATAGTTTATCATTATTTTCCTTTAATTGGTGGAATATGGAAAGCAACTTTTTCAAGGCCAGTCTTGAATATATACCAGTGCCGATACCAGTAAGTTGCATTACAGGAGCAATACAGCCACGTAATTCTTCAATTGCATTATTTGCAGGATGGATTAGAATTAATGTTCGTCCATACACATCCAAGATTTCAAGATGGTTGTTGAAGTTCGGAGAGTACCGAGATCTGAGTTGATATTTGCCTTCCGGAATACAGGAAATATTTCTTTGGTTTTCCTGCCATGGAAGCTCTATGGTGAAACAGATGAAATGTCCGTTTAAGGTGAGGGTACCATTGGTACCCCCACACTTATACACCCTTGTAAGGTTAAGTTCCATACTTAAATTTCGCTGACCTCTACAACACCAAGGGCATTGAAAGCACCATTCTTTAAGGAGTAAAACTCTCCGTTAACTTCCTGATAAAATTCAATTCCCATAACCGTTAAAACAGGCAGGGTGGAATTAGGAGTTACCGAGGCAGTTAATGTTGCAGCCAGTACAGGCGCGCTGTCATAAGGTTGAATGCCCAAATCCATTTCATTGTAAACAAATACCTTATTTTCAAAGTCGAGCTCTGTGGCAGCCATAGCCAATTTATAATGAGTAGTTCCAGAAGGTGCAGCAATACGCTCAGAAGCATTAAATGCATCGATAGCAATTGTAGCATCACCTGACACCCGATCAAAAGATGGAGTGTAGAGACCGAAGAAGGTGGTATCTAGCTTGCCATTACTGTTAAAGTCGAACCCTTCCAATAATACTAGATTCCCACCATCCAGATTACGCTGCCCTCTTTTGTTGACAGGATCTGTTTTGATTATAGCAAGAAGCGCGGTAGTAAGCCTACTAACCACTCGATTGTCCTTTGCATTTTGCATCAGGGAGCGCAGAGCACTTCTAACAAGCTTACCTCCCTTGCCCGCAGTTCCAAATTCTGAGTTATTTTCGCGGGTTCTCGCAAAGGCAGCACTGTGCTTGATTTTGTCGCGATCTACTCCACCTTTTGCACGAGCGAGGTGACCATCTGCAGTTTTGTAAAAGGCGATATCATCGATAGTACCTTTTAATTTGATAATTCCAGTTTGTTTTGCCATTTTAAAAAGATTTAAAGTTAGCTGCAAAGATGGGGTTCTGAAAAAACGAATTATCACAAGGTGGGTATGACTTGGGTAAGATTATTTTTTACAAAATGAGTTATGGGCACTATTGTCGGGTGGTTTGTAAATAAAATCTTTTATGTGTTTATATAAATGATGATTGACAAATTTCAAAACCAGGAAAATGTAGAATATTTCTGGCAAATACCTCGACGCTGGACTTGGGATGTAATTATTAAAACAACTGGAAATCGCCTATAAAATAAAGAGATATAGTTAAAACTACTTTAAATAGATTATGCTCAGTTTTCACACCGAAGACCCAAGTTGAATTAAATAAAAATCCATTTTGTAGGAAAATAGACTCATTTTCTTACATTTTAATGACTTTGCTATGGCTTTAGTATGGGTTTACCTTAGTCTTGGTTTGGGAAACCTACAGTAAAAATTTATTAAGTTTTCTTAAATGAATAACCAATTTTAAATTCAAAATGAATTCATTCTTGTGACATCTAAATAGAGCATTCAACCTAAACTGGAAAATTTGTTAGGCGCTTAATCATCGGCTTCTACAATTTTTCGAAGAAGACTATCCTTAAGCTTATCTAAAAGTTTCGATTGATTGGTTTTGCGCAATCTTATTTCAAGAAAAGTTCTATAGAAATCGCCCAAATCTTTTTGAAAAAGGGTTTGAAATATTGTTGCCAAATCGTTTAGGGTTGCCTGTCCATTGTTAACCAAACCACTTGAATGGAGTGCATAAATTAATTCCACCAAGTCTACTTTTGTGCCAGTCCATTTTAATGTTGAAGCTAAGGAGTTTTTAGAGGGGTTTTGATTTATGTTATCGAGTTTGTTAGCAAAATGTTCTATAAGCAATTCATGGGCAATAAATTTCGCAGTCAACAGGTCATGGCTTGTAGAGAAATCTGCGTCAGTGCAATAAGAAAGTGTAGCAATATGAAGACTGATTTTTCCATTGGCCCTACTAAAATACTCAAGGTCGCGATCAGTCCTTTTCTGAATAAAATATTCATAAAATTCGTGATGCTCTAGAAAAACAGACTGAAAGGAATTAATATGCATTCGGAGGTATTGACCAATAAATTTTTTACCATAGCGAGGTTTATTTTTTTCAACGGATGCAAGCTCAATATAGAAAATCAATTTACCCATAATTATGGGCTTTATTGTTTTGAAAAAATAGCATTCCTCTTCAATGTTTTTAAATCCATTTTTCAACACTACTTTCCGCAAAATAGTCAAAGAATCCTTACACAGACTTATTCCCCTCTCTACTTCAGCAAAAATTGTATTTGAAGCGAAGTTTATGGATTCCAGTTCCAGTTCAAGTTTTTCCTGAAATTTAAGATAGCGTTTCATAGTTGTCTAAATAAAAAATTTAGGAGGCTCAAATATGCGCACTATCAATATTATAGCATACTTTTCTTATCAGGATTAGGTTTTACCTTACTTTTTGTAAGGAGAAACCTTACCTCATCCTTCCGAAGAATTGGTAGTATACAACCTTGAATTTAAAAAGGTGCTTAAAATATTATTAATGATGAAAGACCCCCTTTGTGAGGATCATATCCGAGAACTTGAGAATTCATTTTCGGATCATGTGGAAATCATCTTTGGACCGATTTTGCCCAGCCCCATAAATACTATAATTAAATATGCGCCACAAATTGTCATTATCGATTTAGACTTTATAGAAGCATACGAGACTTTTCTAATTGATATTAAAAACTTACCATTTAATAGTCCCAAAATTATAGGCATAAGCTCAGATTTTCGCAGAGCATATCTAGCATTAAAAAATGGTTTTTTTGATATAATTATCAAACCTGATATTCAAACCAAGCTTTTACAAATAGTAAAACAGTGTGAAAATAGTTTTTTTAATAAAGACCAGTGTATTACCATTTCTACGCCCAAGGAAATTCGCTACTTATCTACTTCGGAAATTTTGATGTTTAAGGCAGATAATAATTATGTAAATGTCTTTCTTAATGATGGGGAAACATTTTCAATTTTCAATACACTTTCCCACTTTCAAAAAAATCTAGGATTGCCATTTCTAAGAGTTCACAAAAGCCATATCATAAATATACACTTCGTCTCCAGAATCAATTATGCCAAGAAATTCCTCAAGTTGAAGGGCTGTGAAAAGTTTATACCCTTTACCGAAAAATATACCCTCAACATCCGGCTTATAGATACCCTAAAAAAAGAGGTTAGGATGAACATAAACCCAAAAAACTAACTAGTTCACCACTTAAAGGCAAGGTTTCACAAAACTATGTCTCTTCGCTATATATCCTAAAAGAACCCCGCTATACCTTTAAAACACGGAAGTTGCTATCCGGACTGTTAAAACAGTCTTTCAAGGTGCACCATTGAATATTGTCTGTCAGAGCGACAGATCGAAATTTTATTCAACACCTTAATTCTATTTGTCATGAAAACATTTTATGTTGCTGTACTGCTCTTGATTTGTAGTATGCTGGCTACCTCCTGCACGCCTACAAATCTTGCTGAACAGGTGCAAAAAGACCAACGAAATGTGCTAAGCACTGGAGATGACCACAGTGTTCGTCCCGATAATGATAAGGATTGATTTCCCGAAAGTTATAGATAAAGCCTTTTCAATTTGGAAAGGCTTTTCTTACATTTGAGTTGGTTTAAATAATAGAAGATGTATACAGGCGCTCACCGATATCCAATCTATTTATTTATAGGAACTTTCATACTCCTACTTATCAGCTGTAAACCAGATGCAAAGAAACAAGATGCCAACATACTCAAAGTTGACTGTTTTCTGCAATCCCAAGAACACATAGGAAATTTAATGGATAATACCCAAATTAATGACGCACTGCAAACAATACAAGTACTCAACAATGATAGTTTAAAAATGATCTATTATAACAAAATAGCATATATGCTAGCCGAACAGCCCGATACCACGTTTTTCTATATAGCAAGTAAAAGAGGACTTTCTATAGCAG comes from Aequorivita sublithincola DSM 14238 and encodes:
- a CDS encoding DegT/DnrJ/EryC1/StrS family aminotransferase, encoding MPGFEIFGAEERKQVNEVLETGVLMRYGFDGMRNNHWKAKEFETAFAKRMGLEYCQLVSSGTAALTVALSSAGIGAGDEVIMPTFTFVASFESILALGAVPILVDIDDTLTLSPKAVEAAITSKTKCVMPVHMCGSMADLKALKTICEKHNLILLEDACQAIGGTYDGKPLGSYGDLGCFSFDYVKTITCGEGGAIITNNEKYALNADHYQDHGHDHVGKDRGAETHPFLGYNFRISELNAAVGVAQLNKLDEILKTQKQNYSILRKALETVEGVTFRRVPEGGVENYSFLNFFLPTEELTKKAHKALSEAGVDACFYWYTNNWHYINGWEHLRNLKSLGNLSSEVKNQMQDLNNTDFSKSDAVMSRTISSLIKIGWTEIQVSDRAEAMKNAINSILS
- a CDS encoding NAD(P)H-dependent oxidoreductase; its protein translation is MSSNTIEKLQWRYATKRFDASKILTEEKLTILKETFNLTATSFGLQPLKLVVISKPELKEKLMPFTYHQTQVRDASHLLILCIESKINEDFILDHFKRVEGTRNTPRTILEPFEKNLIASFTEKNSQEIRDWMINQLYLTLGALLTVCAVEEIDACPMEGFEPEKYDQFLELDKRGLESVIVMPVGYRDESDFFKDLKKVRRGVEELIIDLD
- a CDS encoding hybrid sensor histidine kinase/response regulator transcription factor — translated: MNPLKLLFLLMLPCFALSQNNKQVAFRELTVEQGLSQNSVVSIAQDSTGYMWFATQDGLNKYDGRAFTHFDIQFEDVTRPTFSKLGEIYVAKDGDLWIVSNSGRLEKYNPENVNFKAIKSVNNVSTLIQDEAFNYYLGTYENGIYKINHKNGDTLQFLKPEDSKRTIYDFLELYNNTILATTDNGFFIINNDSYEFQPIRPETNFSTITQSQNNTFYLGSYGKGLFIKQRNEADFSQFKGFKNAEIPEDLIIQDLLVDKRNQLWIATYGRGVYLVNFEKQTIQNFTENKNNPYALHYNDVLSLFEDNTGTVWLGTDGTGLSYYDEYLIKFNVLTNDQVPLNVNVDVIRAITNDTENNTWVGTSGKGLTRFNIDKQDFYTYTTQNSDLLGDRIMSLLFDERILWIGHQTHGLQMMDAKGKITSFKETALFTIWKIYKDKNGALWLCTRDHGLLQFDKNKGIIQQFTIENSNLSTNNIRTVEQGKEGELWIGTETDGLFKLNTQTNSIENVEIVNGNIKSLYFNGSDLLIGTNGDGLQILNTNAITAGKQEKAIKKYKTAEGLPNNVIYGILPDNEGYLWISSNKGISKLKFEENSISVIDNYSNYDGLQAFEFNTGAYFKDKNGMLYFGGLAGINWFNPNQLSFNPIQPKTVISGFDVFNKSRNLTPNQNLKYDENTLTFTFSSLHFSQPERNEYRYKLINNDADWIAAGNTNLAHYTNLPPNDYEFQVISSNYDGVWNMEPATYSFTILKPWYTTNLAKVFYLLLFLSFAFYLYRYLKWRWEIKTQLQLELEETARLKKLDELKTKLYTNISHEFRTPLTLISGPIDNQLAKPEISERDKMELSLVKQNAERLLNLVDQMLELSMIDSGQRKLAIQQGNLSVLLKQIVSAFQYKANQKRITISSKINDLNSVWFDKDIIEKVTSNLFSNAVKYAPIDSIIVFEANKQEGMLVLSVINESDSISKKDLSKLFQRFYQDNKLSEGVGVGLALVRELIALSKGSIIANNIDDDRIQFTVSLPINKEAFEDEVIITNEEAITETEIVQTINISNKEKPLLLIVEDEADIRAFISSIFKYNYQVSEAENGKIGVEKALKDLPDLIISDIMMPVVDGIELCNTLKKNELTSHIPIILLTAKVGEENEIEGIKTGADVYVTKPFSSEKLKIRVEKLIENRRNLQKHFSKTLSINPEMAITSTESDFLIRLQKVLDGHITNSEFTSDSFGKLMLMSRTQLHRKLKAITGMSTSEFIRSQRLKLAVDLLRKSDANVSEIAYQVGFNTPSYFGKCFKETYGCTPNEYLSNNL
- a CDS encoding DUF5675 family protein, which translates into the protein MYKCGGTNGTLTLNGHFICFTIELPWQENQRNISCIPEGKYQLRSRYSPNFNNHLEILDVYGRTLILIHPANNAIEELRGCIAPVMQLTGIGTGIYSRLALKKLLSIFHQLKENNDKLFLNINSNRYEYLRKIQQTHT
- a CDS encoding RteC domain-containing protein, which produces MKRYLKFQEKLELELESINFASNTIFAEVERGISLCKDSLTILRKVVLKNGFKNIEEECYFFKTIKPIIMGKLIFYIELASVEKNKPRYGKKFIGQYLRMHINSFQSVFLEHHEFYEYFIQKRTDRDLEYFSRANGKISLHIATLSYCTDADFSTSHDLLTAKFIAHELLIEHFANKLDNINQNPSKNSLASTLKWTGTKVDLVELIYALHSSGLVNNGQATLNDLATIFQTLFQKDLGDFYRTFLEIRLRKTNQSKLLDKLKDSLLRKIVEADD
- a CDS encoding LytR/AlgR family response regulator transcription factor; this translates as MMKDPLCEDHIRELENSFSDHVEIIFGPILPSPINTIIKYAPQIVIIDLDFIEAYETFLIDIKNLPFNSPKIIGISSDFRRAYLALKNGFFDIIIKPDIQTKLLQIVKQCENSFFNKDQCITISTPKEIRYLSTSEILMFKADNNYVNVFLNDGETFSIFNTLSHFQKNLGLPFLRVHKSHIINIHFVSRINYAKKFLKLKGCEKFIPFTEKYTLNIRLIDTLKKEVRMNINPKN